From a single Nymphaea colorata isolate Beijing-Zhang1983 chromosome 4, ASM883128v2, whole genome shotgun sequence genomic region:
- the LOC116253480 gene encoding oxygen-evolving enhancer protein 1, chloroplastic, with protein MAASLQAAATLMQPTKLGVAGRTGSSQLLLRPSSSHVSRAFGFEPSAARLTCSLQDDLKELAHKCADATKIAGLALATSALVVSGATAEGVPKRLTFDEIQSKTYMEVKGTGTANQCPTIVGGVESFAFKAGKYNLKKLCLEPTSFTVKAEGVSKNAPPEFQKTKLMTRLTYTLDEIEGPFEVASDGSVKFEEKDGIDYAAVTVQLPGGERVPFLFTVKELVATGKPESFSGDFLVPSYRGSSFLDPKGRGGSAGYDNAVALPAGGRGDEEELVKENNKDASSSRGKITLSVTQTKPETGEIIGVFESLQPSDTDLGAKAAKDVKIQGIWYGQLES; from the exons ATGGCGGCATCTCTTCAAGCTGCAGCCACCTTGATGCAGCCCACCAAGCTGGGCGTCGCTGGCCGGACAGGCAGCAGCCAGCTGCTGCTCAGGCCTTCCTCCTCCCACGTCTCAAGGGCCTTCGGCTTCGAGCCATCCGCCGCCAGACTCACCTGCTCTCTCCAGGACGACCTCAAGGAGCTCGCTCACAAGTGCGCCGACGCCACCAAGATCGCCGGCCTCGCCCTCGCCACCTCCGCCTTGGTCGTTTCG GGAGCGACCGCAGAGGGAGTGCCGAAGCGGCTGACGTTCGACGAGATACAGAGCAAGACGTACATGGAGGTGAAGGGGACGGGGACGGCGAACCAGTGCCCGACCATAGTGGGTGGCGTCGAGTCCTTCGCCTTCAAGGCAGGGAAGTACAACCTGAAGAAGCTATGCCTCGAGCCGACCTCCTTCACGGTCAAGGCCGAGGGCGTCAGCAAGAACGCCCCGCCGGAGTTCCAGAAGACTAAGCTCATGACGCGCCTCACCTACACGCTGGACGAGATCGAGGGCCCCTTCGAGGTCGCCTCGGACGGCTCCGTCAAGTTCGAGGAGAAGGACGGCATCGACTATGCGGCCGTCACCGTTCAGCTTCCCGGCGGCGAGCGCGTCCCCTTCCTCTTCACCGTGAAGGAGCTCGTGGCCACCGGCAAGCCCGAGAGCTTCAGCGGAGACTTCCTGGTGCCCTCCTACCGTGGCTCGTCCTTCTTGGACCCCAAGGGACGGGGTGGCTCCGCCGGGTACGACAACGCCGTGGCTCTGCCCGCTGGAGGCAGGGGAGACGAGGAGGAGCTGGTGAAGGAAAACAACAAGGACGCGTCGTCTTCGAGGGGGAAGATCACGCTGAGCGTGACGCAGACCAAACCGGAGACCGGCGAGATCATCGGCGTGTTCGAGAGCCTCCAGCCGTCGGACACAGATCTGGGTGCGAAGGCGGCCAAAGACGTCAAGATCCAGGGCATCTGGTACGGCCAGCTGGAGTCGTAG